Proteins encoded in a region of the Trypanosoma brucei gambiense DAL972 chromosome 11, complete sequence genome:
- a CDS encoding cytochrome c oxidase subunit 10, putative, with protein MLRRAGSRVACACSVPQARSLHFPITPPPIEIEYLDNDPLEFAVRTEARKWRFDDMGYMRELAFVRINNNPTVGDFRNMSPDERRNLFWGGDRQDFFRHLTCTLTGSPEHLYHRGW; from the coding sequence ATGCTGCGTCGCGCTGGCTCTCGCGTTGCGTGTGCTTGCTCGGTTCCACAAGCGCGCTCTCTCCATTTTCCTATAACGCCGCCGCCAATTGAAATTGAGTACCTGGACAACGACCCGCTGGAGTTTGCCGTCCGCACGGAGGCCCGAAAGTGGCGCTTTGATGATATGGGTTACATGCGGGAGTTAGCGTTCGTGCGGATCAACAACAATCCGACTGTGGGTGACTTTCGAAATATGTCACCAGATGAGCGGCGCAACCTGTTCTGGGGCGGTGATCGGCAGGATTTCTTCCGGCACCTAACGTGTACACTAACTGGTTCGCCCGAGCACCTCTACCATCGCGGCTGGTAG
- a CDS encoding membrane-bound acid phosphatase 1 precursor,putative → MKERKGSWVNLAVVCVFFTFLHIHSYAAQPTKTLHLVQLVHRHGARYPLVPHNATEICGGEPCGSLTREGLTMLINTGKFLREHYNNASSVPFFPSTSYNLSVSHTESTYVNRTIQSAEGLLKGLFPDENTFFPVVYTRYDRGNVLQRSYSNPYTYAFLNLDVEWWRNVCNPTTDKFIKYDTLLSISKEVFSEGMCANPEDRCKCAQTLFDIGASMEADGRIAKHPLLLQHVKQLRNVTEFCFREEFGYNSSDKTHVNMGSQGQDLAQRILFNAESRMNGTTTLKLYHYSAHDVTLAPLAATLGDSTFDGFLPPFGQLYAFELLYDDAANGYVVCVRRGAPGQTPSTKYLFQWDDFQLKCMDERNSIYNAENNTCPYHDFKRFVDFTKPKDPAGLCYLNDKYRKLFDCSGEKRESPNQACKALRRMCPEWACGSGYTLNSVTLECIQSLSGGRYFTMKWRLLLVFIVLVCVCVVVSLLCFSRNKERREEEPVIEEGVASNEKEPPLGHPGRANRAREGSDGPVP, encoded by the coding sequence atgaaggagagaaagggCTCTTGGGTTAACCTGGCTgtggtttgtgtgtttttcacCTTCCTGCACATACATTCATACGCTGCACAACCAACCAAAACGCTACACCTTGTTCAGCTGGTGCATCGCCATGGAGCTAGGTATCCCCTTGTACCACACAACGCAACCGAGATATGCGGTGGCGAGCCGTGTGGATCTCTAACTCGTGAGGGTTTAACGATGCTAATTAATACGGGAAAGTTCTTGCGCGAGCACTACAATAACGCCAGTTCGGTGCCTTTCTTCCCGTCAACAAGCTACAATCTTAGTGTGTCTCACACCGAGTCAACTTATGTTAATCGAACGATCCAAAGCGCAGAAGGTCTTCTGAAGGGCTTGTTTCCAGACGAGAATACCTTCTTTCCAGTTGTCTACACTAGGTATGATCGCGGAAACGTTCTGCAGCGCAGCTACAGCAACCCATATACCTACGCTTTTTTGAATTTGGACGTTGAGTGGTGGCGGAACGTGTGCAACCCCACGACCGACAAATTCATTAAATACGATACGCTTCTGTCCATTTCTAAGGAGGTATTCAGTGAGGGTATGTGTGCCAATCCAGAAGACAGGTGTAAATGTGCCCAAACATTGTTTGACATAGGTGCTTCTATGGAGGCCGACGGGCGGATTGCTAAGCATCCGCTATTGTTGCAACATGTGAAGCAGTTACGCAATGTGACAGAATTTTGCTTCAGGGAGGAATTTGGGTATAACAGTTCTGACAAAACACACGTAAACATGGGCAGTCAAGGACAGGACTTGGCGCAACGAATTCTGTTCAACGCTGAGAGTCGCATGAATGGCACAACGACGCTTAAGCTTTACCACTACAGTGCACACGACGTAACCCTCGCACCACTGGCGGCCACCCTTGGAGACTCCACTTTCGATGGATTTCTGCCTCCGTTTGGGCAACTGTACGCTTTTGAGCTTCTATACGATGATGCTGCGAACGGGTATGTCGTATGTGTAAGGCGTGGGGCACCGGGCCAAACTCCTAGTACCAAGTATTTGTTTCAGTGGGACGATTTTCAGTTGAAGTGCATGGATGAGCGGAACTCTATCTACAATGCTGAAAACAACACATGCCCTTATCACGACTTCAAGCGGTTCGTGGATTTCACCAAGCCAAAGGATCCTGCTGGACTTTGCTACCTCAACGATAAGTATCGGAAACTATTTGATTGctcgggggaaaaaagggagtcaCCCAACCAAGCCTGCAAAGCACTACGGCGGATGTGCCCTGAATGGGCTTGTGGGAGCGGTTACACACTCAATAGTGTTACTTTGGAGTGCATACAAAGCCTCAGCGGAGGTCGATACTTTACCATGAAATGGCGTTTGCTACTTGTTTTCATTGTGTTGgtctgtgtctgtgtggTCGTTTCACTACTCTGCTTCTCACGGAATAAAGAAAGACGTGAAGAGGAACCAGTCATCGAAGAGGGTGTGGCTTCGAACGAAAAGGAGCCACCTCTTGGTCACCCCGGTCGTGCTAACCGCGCTCGGGAAGGGAGTGATGGCCCCGTCCCATAG
- a CDS encoding cytochrome c oxidase subunit 10, putative, protein MLRRAGSRVACACSVPQARSLHFPITPPPIEIEYLDNDPLEFAVRTEARKWRFDDMGYMRELAFVRINNNPTVGDFRNMSPDERRNLFWGSDRQDFFRHLTCTLTGSPEHLYHRGW, encoded by the coding sequence ATGCTGCGTCGCGCTGGCTCTCGCGTTGCGTGTGCTTGCTCGGTTCCACAAGCGCGCTCTCTCCATTTTCCTATAACGCCGCCGCCAATTGAAATTGAGTACCTGGACAACGACCCGCTGGAGTTTGCCGTCCGCACGGAGGCCCGAAAGTGGCGCTTTGATGATATGGGTTACATGCGGGAGTTAGCGTTCGTGCGGATCAACAACAATCCGACTGTGGGTGACTTTCGAAATATGTCACCAGATGAGCGGCGCAACCTGTTCTGGGGCAGTGATCGGCAGGATTTCTTCCGGCACCTAACGTGTACACTAACTGGTTCGCCCGAGCACCTCTACCATCGCGGCTGGTAG